In one Musa acuminata AAA Group cultivar baxijiao chromosome BXJ2-5, Cavendish_Baxijiao_AAA, whole genome shotgun sequence genomic region, the following are encoded:
- the LOC135612273 gene encoding protein OXIDATIVE STRESS 3-like, translated as MGEGLRQRRYHQEEDDDEELFESDSYSSNSDDDDFTQDVTRSPPASSSPSSKPASDGPLREMSSLMEHLPIKRGLSKYYQGKSQSYTSLAAVSSIEDLPKKETPYARKMKTCRSYAGGMDASQKQPKKAPRVASCASLMSRSSSSSRPPSIPLQNPQSPR; from the exons ATGGGGGAAGGTCTCAGGCAAAGAAGGTACCAtcaggaggaggacgacgacgaagAGCTGTTCGAATCCGACTCCTATTCGAGCAACTCCGACGACGATGATTTCACGCAAGATGTGACTCGTTCGCCTCCGGCTTCATCCTCGCCATCGTCCAAGCCGGCTTCAGATGGACCTCTGCGTGAGATGTCTTCTCTCATGGAGCATCTACCCATCAA GAGAGGGCTGTCCAAATACTATCAAGGGAAGTCGCAATCCTACACATCGCTTGCTGCGGTTAGCAGCATAGAGGACCTTCCCAAGAAGGAGACCCCCTACGCAAGGAAGATGAAGACGTGCAGGAGCTATGCAGGAGGAATGGATGCAAGCCAGAAGCAGCCAAAGAAGGCTCCCAGGGTTGCTTCCTGTGCTTCGTTGATGTCaagaagcagcagcagtagcaggcCACCTTCAATTCCCTTGCAGAATCCTCAATCTCCCCGTTGA
- the LOC103984738 gene encoding profilin-A, with amino-acid sequence MSWQTYVDEHLMCEIEGHHLTAAAIIGHDGSVWAQSASFPKFKPEEFTNIMNDFNEPGTLAPVGLFIGSSKYMVIQGEPGAVIRGKKGSGGITIKKTGQALIVGLYDEPMTPGQCNMVVERLGDYLLDQGM; translated from the exons ATGTCGTGGCAAACGTACGTCGACGAGCACTTGATGTGCGAGATCGAGGGCCACCATCTGACGGCGGCGGCGATCATCGGGCACGACGGCAGCGTCTGGGCGCAGAGCGCGTCCTTTCCTAAG TTTAAGCCTGAGGAGTTCACCAATATAATGAATGATTTCAATGAACCTGGAACTCTTGCTCCTGTTGGCTTATTTATTGGATCCTCAAAGTACATGGTCATTCAAGGAGAGCCTGGAGCTGTCATTCGTGGaaagaag GGATCGGGAGGCATCACCATCAAGAAGACTGGCCAAGCATTGATCGTCGGCTTGTATGATGAGCCAATGACTCCAGGCCAGTGCAACATGGTCGTGGAAAGGTTGGGTGACTACCTCCTCGATCAGGGCATGTAG